The nucleotide window AAACTTTGAAAATTGATTATATCCTTGTTCTTTAAAACTAAAGTTTGGATATTTTTTCTTTATTTCTTCATGAATAATACTCATGTTTTTAATTTCTTTATTATTTTTCTGAACAACCTCTATTATAAATTTCTCCATATCCTTTCTATTGATTTTCTTTTCTTTTTCAGATACATAAAATCTCTTAGTATCCTTTTGCAAAATTAGTCCATCAATATTCTCAATGAAAGTTGATAATTTATTATATCCATAATATCTAACATCAAATTCTGAGAACTTCTCATTAAGTTTTCTCCCTAATGTCCCTAAATCAGTCTTCCCACCGGTCTCACTATTACTATGTATTACCTTTACTATAAAGCTCTTTATAACAGAAATATCTGTTACCTCTTCTTTTGATACTTTATCATTATTACTATTTTCTTCATCAACATTAGTTATAGCACTTTCTACTTCTTTTTCGTCATCAGCTTGTAATAAATCTAGGTACTTAAACTGATTACATGATCTAACAAAAGGCTTAGGAGTTTTACTTTCTCCCATTCCAATAACAAACTTTCCCTCTTCTCTTAATCTCATAGACAATCTTGTAAAATCACTATCACTAGTAACTAAACAAAATATATCAATGTCTTTTGTATACAAAATATCCATAGCATCAATAATCATACTTGAATCTGTAGCATTTTTTCCTGTTGTATAACTATATTGTTGTATTGGATTTAAAGAATACTGTAGTATACTTTCTTTCCACCCATTATTCCTTGACCAATCCCCATATATTCTTTTGTAATTAGCTACACCATACTCTTCCAAATCATCAAATA belongs to Clostridium bornimense and includes:
- a CDS encoding NYN domain-containing protein, which gives rise to MDDKRKIAVLIDSDNISYNYVKTIFDDLEEYGVANYKRIYGDWSRNNGWKESILQYSLNPIQQYSYTTGKNATDSSMIIDAMDILYTKDIDIFCLVTSDSDFTRLSMRLREEGKFVIGMGESKTPKPFVRSCNQFKYLDLLQADDEKEVESAITNVDEENSNNDKVSKEEVTDISVIKSFIVKVIHSNSETGGKTDLGTLGRKLNEKFSEFDVRYYGYNKLSTFIENIDGLILQKDTKRFYVSEKEKKINRKDMEKFIIEVVQKNNKEIKNMSIIHEEIKKKYPNFSFKEQGYNQFSKFLNSFDRIVVSGNRIKIK